A window of the Syntrophaceae bacterium genome harbors these coding sequences:
- a CDS encoding 4Fe-4S binding protein — translation MCRYCTEYGNGTKWYLNPDNYRPELFQAPGHNTAYDMLSGVYKNSFEVGATADSEDTLPDYNFGGAFNIALEKITQHQGQVLPLEDALKVIDMTPGDRFLLMHCACRRHFGHKDVFSCLFFDPVVDRALEQRPWETDSRVITREEAKEFEKEMDRLGLVHSLWDSGVDSDGKPPIVMCHCLETDCMPTRIRAHFGIVNAQRKGEYVSVVDRKKCAEGCTKMPLCLPRCPFGALRYSPLDMIASVNISRCFGCGLCRTVCPTGAVRLVDRTTYPALVDEW, via the coding sequence ATGTGCCGCTACTGCACGGAATACGGCAACGGAACAAAATGGTATTTGAATCCGGATAATTACCGCCCGGAGCTGTTCCAGGCCCCGGGACACAACACCGCCTACGACATGCTCTCGGGGGTCTACAAGAACAGCTTCGAGGTCGGCGCCACCGCGGACAGCGAAGACACGCTCCCGGACTACAACTTCGGCGGCGCCTTCAACATCGCCCTCGAGAAGATCACCCAGCACCAGGGGCAGGTCCTGCCCCTGGAAGACGCCCTGAAGGTCATCGACATGACGCCGGGGGACCGGTTCCTCCTCATGCACTGCGCCTGCCGGCGCCATTTCGGCCACAAGGACGTGTTTTCCTGCCTCTTTTTCGATCCCGTCGTCGACCGGGCCCTGGAGCAGCGCCCCTGGGAAACCGACAGCCGGGTCATCACCCGCGAGGAGGCGAAGGAATTCGAAAAGGAGATGGACCGCCTCGGCCTGGTTCATTCGCTGTGGGATTCTGGCGTGGACTCGGACGGGAAGCCCCCCATCGTCATGTGCCACTGCCTGGAGACGGACTGCATGCCCACCCGGATCCGGGCCCACTTCGGCATCGTCAACGCCCAGCGAAAAGGGGAATACGTCTCCGTCGTCGACCGGAAGAAGTGCGCGGAGGGCTGCACGAAGATGCCTCTCTGCCTTCCCCGCTGCCCCTTCGGGGCCCTGCGGTACTCTCCCCTGGACATGATCGCCAGCGTGAACATCAGCCGCTGCTTCGGCTGCGGCCTTTGCCGGACGGTCTGCCCAACCGGGGCGGTCCGCCTCGTGGACCGGACGACCTATCCGGCCCTCGTGGACGAGTGGTAA
- a CDS encoding 4Fe-4S dicluster domain-containing protein — protein sequence MEEHVTPRYRVAVDEDACGNAIDCLKCVKTCLDHGPNVLGYMNKEAPDLDKYIPRRLEDIDHKIISGFMINCDGCGECVAVCPRSALTLVVPEPQVPRALIPRDGSIVLCGTLADGTEIFPD from the coding sequence ATGGAAGAACACGTGACGCCCCGCTACCGGGTCGCCGTGGACGAGGACGCCTGCGGCAACGCCATCGATTGCCTGAAATGCGTCAAGACATGCCTCGACCACGGACCGAACGTCCTGGGCTACATGAACAAGGAGGCCCCGGACCTGGACAAGTACATTCCCCGAAGGCTGGAGGACATCGACCACAAGATCATCTCCGGCTTCATGATCAACTGCGACGGCTGCGGCGAGTGCGTCGCCGTCTGCCCCAGGAGCGCCCTGACGCTGGTCGTTCCGGAGCCGCAGGTCCCCCGGGCCCTCATCCCCCGGGACGGCAGCATCGTCCTCTGCGGCACGCTGGCCGACGGGACGGAGATTTTCCCCGACTAG